In Cupriavidus taiwanensis, the following are encoded in one genomic region:
- a CDS encoding class I adenylate-forming enzyme family protein, which translates to MTTAPNLPEHWAQVQPDRPAVVAADQTLTWRELNTLADNIANQLARRGVGAGDIVALRMQTTSQWVALMLALSKLKARLLGINWRLVADEVDYVLENAGASMLILDDEQPQAFMDKISVLPPDAMIPVTTTGAASQWNVLTQPGGAPLTMDELCEQIIYTSGTTGRPKGVARHLRPEPGNERLNRYLEARGGAYKRYQAADVVLVSMPLHHGSGPSQVRTAMAHGSLLVLQNRFDAAHWFDLAEKHGVTHWTGVPTMYKRLKSYQETSGRQVPRLKSMGIGAAPVPMAIKQWVHEQFGPVLHEGYGSTETGMIAGMKADDHFRKPGSSGLPYDGVVVEIRDEDGKPCACGTVGEIWVNTPAVIRNYLNAPPLDEDTLDARGFFRTGDMGKLDADGYLYITDRAKDMIISGGVNIYPAEIEAAFYQHPGLLDIAVVGLPDEEFGEKVVAYYESRNGQPIPGDELAALGQAQLASYKRPRYFVHVAELPRNAVGKILKRELRQPHWNNQERNV; encoded by the coding sequence ATGACAACCGCACCAAACTTGCCTGAACACTGGGCGCAGGTCCAGCCCGACAGGCCCGCCGTGGTCGCCGCAGACCAGACCCTGACCTGGCGCGAGCTCAACACGCTGGCCGACAACATCGCCAACCAGCTCGCCCGGCGCGGCGTCGGCGCCGGCGATATCGTGGCGCTGCGCATGCAGACCACGTCGCAATGGGTCGCGTTGATGCTGGCGCTGTCCAAGCTCAAGGCCCGGCTGCTGGGCATCAACTGGCGCCTGGTCGCCGACGAGGTCGACTATGTGCTGGAGAATGCCGGCGCCAGCATGCTGATCCTGGACGACGAGCAGCCGCAGGCGTTCATGGACAAGATCTCCGTGCTGCCGCCGGACGCCATGATTCCGGTGACCACGACCGGCGCAGCAAGCCAATGGAACGTGCTGACCCAGCCGGGCGGAGCGCCGCTCACCATGGACGAACTGTGCGAGCAGATCATCTACACCTCGGGTACCACGGGCAGGCCCAAGGGCGTGGCGCGCCATCTGCGGCCCGAGCCGGGCAATGAGCGCCTGAACCGCTACCTCGAAGCCCGGGGCGGCGCGTACAAGCGATACCAGGCGGCCGACGTGGTGCTGGTGTCCATGCCGTTGCATCACGGCTCAGGCCCTTCGCAGGTGCGCACGGCGATGGCGCACGGCTCCTTGCTGGTCCTGCAGAACCGCTTCGATGCCGCGCATTGGTTTGACCTGGCCGAGAAGCACGGCGTCACGCACTGGACCGGCGTGCCTACCATGTACAAGCGGCTCAAGAGCTACCAGGAGACCTCGGGCCGCCAGGTGCCGCGCCTCAAGAGCATGGGCATTGGCGCCGCGCCGGTACCCATGGCGATCAAGCAGTGGGTCCACGAGCAGTTCGGGCCGGTGCTGCATGAGGGCTACGGCTCCACCGAGACCGGCATGATCGCCGGCATGAAGGCAGACGACCACTTCCGGAAACCCGGCTCCAGCGGCCTGCCCTATGACGGCGTGGTAGTGGAGATCCGCGACGAGGACGGCAAGCCCTGCGCTTGCGGCACCGTCGGCGAGATCTGGGTCAATACCCCGGCCGTGATCAGAAACTATCTCAACGCGCCGCCGCTGGATGAAGACACGCTCGATGCGCGCGGCTTCTTTCGCACGGGCGACATGGGAAAACTCGATGCGGACGGCTATCTCTACATCACCGACCGCGCCAAGGACATGATCATCTCGGGCGGGGTCAACATCTATCCCGCGGAAATCGAGGCGGCGTTCTACCAGCACCCCGGCTTGCTCGACATCGCGGTGGTCGGCCTGCCCGACGAAGAATTCGGCGAGAAGGTGGTGGCCTACTACGAATCCAGGAACGGCCAGCCCATTCCCGGCGATGAACTGGCTGCGCTGGGGCAAGCGCAGCTGGCATCGTACAAGCGGCCACGGTATTTCGTGCATGTCGCCGAACTGCCGCGCAATGCCGTCGGCAAGATCCTGAAGCGCGAGCTTCGCCAACCTCATTGGAACAACCAGGAGCGCAACGTATGA
- a CDS encoding SDR family NAD(P)-dependent oxidoreductase: MTLNLTDLNGKIAAVTGAGQGVGREVALHFARSGAGAVIVNDFYAERAQAVVEEIWALGAKAVAAVCDVTDQAQVKAVFAQATDEAGGSIDILVNNAGNSGVNPDPEARKHFWEVGEAAWDSFIRVNFYGVINCTAAVVPGMIEKNAGRIITIISDAGRVGEPNLEIYSGAKAGAAGFMRGAARALGRYNITANCVAISATATPAIAARLEADPDRKKKMLSNYVIRRVGQPEDVANMVLFLASGSSSWITGQTYPVNGGFSFNL; encoded by the coding sequence ATGACATTGAACCTGACCGACCTCAACGGAAAGATCGCGGCCGTCACCGGCGCCGGCCAGGGTGTGGGCCGCGAGGTGGCCCTGCACTTCGCCAGGAGCGGCGCCGGGGCCGTCATCGTCAACGACTTCTATGCCGAGCGGGCCCAGGCAGTGGTCGAGGAAATCTGGGCACTGGGCGCGAAGGCCGTGGCTGCCGTGTGCGACGTGACCGACCAGGCGCAGGTCAAGGCTGTGTTCGCGCAGGCCACGGACGAGGCCGGCGGCAGCATCGACATCCTGGTCAATAACGCCGGCAATTCCGGCGTCAACCCCGATCCCGAAGCGCGCAAGCATTTCTGGGAAGTCGGCGAGGCAGCCTGGGACAGCTTCATCCGCGTCAATTTCTACGGCGTCATCAACTGCACGGCGGCGGTAGTGCCCGGCATGATCGAAAAGAACGCGGGCCGGATCATCACCATCATTTCCGACGCCGGCCGTGTGGGCGAGCCCAACCTGGAAATCTATTCCGGTGCCAAGGCCGGGGCCGCCGGCTTCATGCGCGGCGCGGCCAGGGCCCTGGGGCGCTACAACATCACGGCCAATTGCGTCGCCATCTCCGCCACGGCAACGCCGGCGATCGCGGCGCGCCTGGAGGCCGATCCCGACAGGAAAAAGAAGATGCTCTCGAACTACGTGATCCGCCGCGTGGGGCAGCCTGAGGACGTGGCCAACATGGTGTTGTTCCTG